The following are encoded together in the Nocardioides sp. Arc9.136 genome:
- a CDS encoding LCP family protein gives MAHRTYRRTVLKVVLVTQLCLALVTGIAVVLVVRHLDGRIDEGASIPHTAGVVREQPKLPTSSLNILVIGTDERACAGCGIDGEAGGGGSDLTMLLHVAEGRRSAYGISIPRDTLVERPDCEVDGEVVPGDGDAMWNEAYALGGAACTATQVEAVTGVYVDDYVVVDFGGFKEMVGALGGVEVCIPAEIDDPEHRIHLDAGTQVLDGEDALAYVRQRSSTPNSDLGRMRRQQAFVSSMLATLMSAGTLTRPDRVFGFANALAGSIQTSPDLASVTDLADLARSLRRADLAKIRFVTAPVAEFAVGDPDYGRLYLTPEADRLWTKVVDDEPLGTFGRDAISGDEQSGSKDVAAANGLCA, from the coding sequence GTGGCCCACCGCACGTACCGCCGAACCGTCCTCAAGGTCGTGCTGGTCACCCAGCTGTGCCTGGCCCTGGTCACCGGCATCGCCGTCGTCCTCGTCGTCCGCCACCTCGACGGACGCATCGACGAGGGCGCGTCCATCCCCCACACCGCGGGGGTCGTCCGCGAGCAGCCGAAGCTGCCCACCAGCTCGCTGAACATCCTCGTCATCGGCACCGACGAGCGCGCGTGCGCGGGCTGCGGGATCGACGGCGAAGCGGGTGGCGGCGGGTCGGACCTGACGATGCTGCTGCACGTCGCGGAGGGCCGGCGCTCGGCGTACGGCATCTCGATCCCGCGCGACACCCTCGTCGAGCGACCCGACTGCGAGGTCGACGGCGAGGTGGTGCCCGGCGACGGCGACGCGATGTGGAACGAGGCGTACGCCCTCGGCGGCGCCGCCTGCACCGCGACGCAGGTGGAGGCCGTGACGGGGGTCTACGTCGACGACTACGTGGTGGTCGACTTCGGCGGGTTCAAGGAGATGGTCGGCGCCCTCGGCGGCGTCGAGGTGTGCATCCCGGCCGAGATCGACGACCCCGAGCACCGGATCCACCTCGACGCGGGGACGCAGGTCCTCGACGGCGAGGACGCCCTCGCCTACGTGCGCCAGCGCAGCTCGACCCCCAACTCCGACCTGGGCCGGATGCGGCGCCAGCAGGCCTTCGTCTCGTCGATGCTGGCGACGCTGATGTCGGCAGGGACCCTGACCCGCCCCGACCGCGTCTTCGGGTTCGCCAACGCCCTCGCCGGCTCCATCCAGACCAGCCCCGACCTGGCGAGCGTCACCGACCTCGCCGACCTCGCCCGGTCCCTGCGTCGGGCGGACCTGGCGAAGATCCGCTTCGTCACCGCGCCGGTCGCGGAGTTCGCTGTCGGCGACCCGGACTACGGGCGGCTGTACCTCACGCCCGAGGCCGACCGCCTGTGGACGAAGGTCGTCGACGACGAGCCGCTCGGGACCTTCGGTCGCGACGCGATCAGCGGCGACGAGCAGAGCGGGTCCAAGGACGTCGCCGCGGCCAACGGTCTCTGCGCCTGA
- a CDS encoding AlkA N-terminal domain-containing protein has translation MGAVTTTDGDLRLDPESCYRAVKSRDRRFDGVFWTAVRTTGIYCRPSCPARTPAYGNVTFHPSAAAAQAAGYRACKRCLPDATPGSPDWDVAATVAGRAMRLLADGVVDREGVEGLARRVGYTPRHLSRILLAELGAGPLGLARARRAQTARVLIETTDLSYADVAFAAGFTSVRQFNDTVREVYAASPTQLRGRRDRRGGDGTVTMRLAVRTPFAGRALLDFLAYHLVPGVEVAGDGWYARTLDLPHGPGVVRLDLADERDAGRTAFVAATLTLHDLRDTTAAVERARRLLDADCDPVAVDDHFAGDPVVGPLVRACPGLRVPGQVDGDETALRTVVGQQVSVAGARTVLGRLVAEHGRPVATDVPGLTHLFPDTATLAAVDPATLPMPRARGRALVGLAAALAAGDVALDRGAERDDVRRRLLVLPGIGPWTADYVAMRALAHPDVFLPTDVGVRNALRGLGHDDVSVTRLVAGADDWRPWRSYALLHLWNTLMPPTAPPDRTEAT, from the coding sequence ATGGGGGCTGTGACGACGACCGACGGCGACCTCCGGCTGGACCCCGAGTCCTGCTACCGCGCGGTGAAGTCGCGGGACCGTCGCTTCGACGGCGTCTTCTGGACCGCCGTGCGGACGACCGGGATCTACTGCCGGCCCAGCTGCCCGGCGCGCACGCCGGCGTACGGCAACGTCACCTTCCACCCCAGCGCCGCGGCGGCCCAAGCGGCCGGCTACCGGGCCTGCAAGCGGTGCCTGCCGGACGCGACCCCGGGCAGCCCGGACTGGGACGTCGCGGCGACGGTGGCCGGCCGGGCGATGCGGCTGCTCGCGGACGGCGTGGTCGACCGGGAGGGGGTCGAGGGGCTCGCCCGCCGGGTGGGCTACACCCCGCGCCACCTCTCCCGGATCCTCCTGGCCGAGCTCGGCGCCGGCCCCCTGGGCCTGGCGCGCGCCCGTCGCGCCCAGACCGCCCGCGTGCTCATCGAGACCACGGACCTGTCCTACGCCGACGTGGCGTTCGCCGCCGGGTTCACGAGCGTCCGGCAGTTCAACGACACCGTCCGCGAGGTGTACGCCGCGTCCCCGACCCAGCTGCGCGGTCGTCGCGACCGGCGCGGCGGCGACGGCACCGTGACGATGCGGCTCGCCGTCCGCACCCCCTTCGCGGGCCGTGCGCTGCTGGACTTCCTCGCCTACCACCTGGTCCCGGGGGTGGAGGTCGCCGGCGACGGCTGGTACGCCCGGACCCTCGACCTGCCGCACGGGCCGGGCGTCGTGCGCCTCGACCTCGCCGACGAGCGGGACGCCGGGCGGACGGCGTTCGTCGCCGCGACGCTCACCCTGCACGACCTCCGCGACACGACCGCCGCCGTCGAGCGCGCCCGGCGCCTGCTCGACGCCGACTGCGACCCCGTGGCCGTCGACGACCACTTCGCCGGCGACCCGGTCGTCGGGCCGCTCGTGCGTGCCTGCCCGGGGTTGCGCGTGCCTGGCCAGGTCGACGGTGACGAGACCGCCCTGCGCACCGTCGTCGGGCAGCAGGTCAGCGTCGCGGGCGCCCGCACGGTGCTCGGGCGCCTGGTCGCCGAGCACGGCCGCCCGGTGGCCACCGACGTCCCGGGTCTCACCCACCTGTTCCCGGACACGGCCACGCTGGCCGCGGTGGACCCGGCGACCCTGCCGATGCCGCGGGCGCGTGGTCGGGCGCTCGTCGGCCTCGCCGCGGCGCTCGCGGCCGGCGACGTCGCGCTCGACCGGGGCGCGGAGCGCGACGACGTGCGCCGCCGGCTCCTCGTCCTGCCCGGCATCGGGCCCTGGACGGCCGACTACGTCGCGATGCGCGCCCTGGCACACCCCGACGTCTTCCTGCCGACCGACGTCGGCGTGCGCAACGCCCTGCGCGGGCTCGGCCACGACGACGTCTCCGTCACCAGGCTCGTCGCCGGGGCGGACGACTGGCGGCCCTGGCGCTCCTACGCGCTGCTGCACCTGTGGAACACCCTGATGCCACCCACCGCACCACCGGACAGGACGGAGGCCACCTGA